From Acinonyx jubatus isolate Ajub_Pintada_27869175 chromosome B2, VMU_Ajub_asm_v1.0, whole genome shotgun sequence, a single genomic window includes:
- the LOC106978874 gene encoding LOW QUALITY PROTEIN: apolipoprotein C-I-like (The sequence of the model RefSeq protein was modified relative to this genomic sequence to represent the inferred CDS: deleted 1 base in 1 codon): MSLILSLPVWVVVLSLVLEGLALAQAAPQISSTLELILDKLKEFGKALKDKALAAIESIKQSDIPAKTQNWFSKTFNKGKERLKITFS; this comes from the exons ATGAGTCTCATCCTGTCACTCCCGGTTTGGGTGGTGGttctgtctttggttttggaaggCCTAGCTCTGGCCCAGGCAGCCCCACAAATCTCCAGCACTTTGGAGCTCATCCTGGATAAGCTGAAGGAGTTTGGTAAAGCTCTGAAGGACAAGGCCCTG GCAGCCATTGAGAGCATCAAGCAGAGCGACATTCCTGCAAAGACCCAGAACTGGTTTTCCAAGACTTTcaacaaagggaaggagaggctCAAAATTACTTTCTCCTGA